In Chryseobacterium oryzae, the genomic stretch GAGTTCATCCGGAAAATCTTCAAAAAGAGCAGTTCTGTCATCAGGAGTCATTGCATTGAGGATTTCAGAAACCTCATCGCTGCCGATGCTTCGGATGGTTTCTTCCTGAAAATCGGGATCGAGGTGCGAAAAAACTTCAGCTTTATATTCTTTAGGAACCTTTAGAAATGCCAATAGTCTTTCATCAGCAGGAAGTTCGCTGAGTCTTTCGGCAATGTCGGCTGGATTAAAGATAAATTCGTCAATAGAATTCAAAATCTGAATATTTTTTTGCTCTGCAAAAATAATTCAAATTTTTATAATGGGAGAACGATAGGAGAAATTTAAGGTTTATTTAAAATTCGGTATCAGAGGATTTTCTCATTTTTTTCAGTTGCTTCAGAATGCTTTTTAAAGCACCATTTGTTCCAATTTTTATGGAGTTTTCAGCCGAACCTAAAAGTCTCATATTTTTACGATACGTATCATAATCGGAAGAAACAATAAAATTCCCCTGCGCATCAAAAAGTTTCATGCTTACAATAACCTGATTAGAAAACACATATTTACCAAGACCTACTTTAAAATATTTTACTTTGGGAACAATGGCAAAATCGGCATCGTTATTTTTACAGTATTCGGAAATAGTTTGCGGATCTATATTTTCGTAAGGAATATTAGTTTCGGAACGCATCATTCTATTCTTGCGGACAGTACTCATCTTATCGGACACAGTGGTAAAAAAAGCATTATTAGTAGGCTCTTTTATCTCCTCAATATCTGGCTCAACCTCCGGATTAAAGTACAAAATATTTGTTTCTTCGCTCTGAGCAGAAATTTTCTGTGCTGTTGCAGAATTCACAATGCCCATAAAAACAGTGACAACTGCTGTAAAAAATAATATTTTTTTCATCTCTATTCAAGATGTAAAATTACTGTCTTTTAGTGACGTAACATAATTTAATGATTACTTTTTTTAAACATATTTTTTTAAATAATTACATGGACATTTGCCCAAGTATTGTCGCACATAAAAAAAAGTTGTACTTTTGCAGCCGTTACATAATAATCATTAAACAATATTGGAATGTACTTAACATCAGAAAAAAAAGCAGAAATCTTCGCAAAACACGGAAAATCTGCACAAGACACAGGGAGCGCTGAAGGACAGGTAGCTCTATTTACTTACAGAATTAACCACTTATCTCAGCATTTGAAGGCAAATCGTCACGATTTCAATACTGAAAGATCTTTGGTAAAATTAGTAGGTAAAAGAAAAAGCTTATTAGATTATCTTAAGAAAAAAGATATTACAAGATACAGAGCAATTATTGCTGAACTTGGTCTAAGAAAATAATCTGAAAAGATTTTAAAAATGAAGCAACTTCGAAAGAGGTTGCTTTTTTCTTTTAATACCACAAAACCTCATCTAAAATTTACTAATCTTTAAAGAAATCGTTTAAATTTGTTTTCCTAAAACTTTAATCTACTGACTTGAAACAGTTTTATCTCTATATCTTCATTTTAATTTCAGGATTTTGCAATGCTCAGGAATCAGATACAATTTCAAAATCCAATTTGCAAACTTCTGTAAGTCTGCAATTAGGAAAATTTTTAGACACTAACGATTATCTTAAAAAACTCAAACAGAAAGAATTTATTGGAGCTTCCGCAGAACTGAAAGTACAAACAGACGGAAGCAAAGAATGGCACAGAAGATTTGGCAGACCTTATTACGGAGGAGGAATTGTAGCTTTCGATTTTTTGAAAAACAGTGAAATGGGAAAACCATTTGCCATCTACGGGACTTTTGGCGGTGTTATTAAAGAAACCCCTACTCATTCCTGGAACTATGAAACCAGCGGCGGTTTTGCATTCAATTGGACACCCTATGATTTGGAGAAAGGTTATAAAAATCAAACATTTGGCTCGTCTGTAAGTGTTTACATTAATTTAGGAGCTAATTACACCTATTATTTAGGAAAACATTTTGACTTAGGACTAGGTTTAAATTTCAATCATTTTTCAAATGGAGCTCTTAAACTCCCCAACAAAGGAATGAATACCTTATCTACAAAATTATCTTTAACCTATCATTTCGAGGAAAGAAAATTTGCTCCAAAAGATTCTTTAACCTCTTTTGATAAATATTCTACACTCGATGTAAATGCTTTCGGAGCGGTAAGACATTCTATTTTTTACGGTGTAGATTCCGGATTTAAAGAATCTGATGTGGATATGATTCAGAAATTTAAAGGCAGATATTATCAAAACTGGGGAATAGAAACTATTTATCATAGACAAATAAGTTATAAATCTTCATTGGGTTTGGGAGTTGGACTCATGTATGATGCAGACTATAACCATAAATTTTATCAGGATGAAACGGGAGCAATTCAGGTAACAAAAAGATTTAAAAACGATCAGCTTTTACTCAATATTATCCCGTCCTACCGTCTCACTGTCTCAAGATTTGCAATTCTTGTACAACCGGGATTTTATCTTTTCAAAAAATCTATTGATAAAAGATATGACAAAACCATGTTTTACCAAAGACTTGGCTTTCAATATACTATAGGAAAGAATCTGCTTATAGGAATTGGTTTGCGTTCGTATCTCTTTCACAAAGCAGACTACATCGAATGGAGAGTTGGGTACAGGATTTTCAACAAGAAAAACTCTTAAAAGATGAAGAAAAAATGATAAAATTCAGCCTAAATAAGATACATCATTTCATTTAAAACAAAAACACTAAATTTGCAGACGAAATTTAGACGAAATAATTAATTTAAAAGCACTCAATACGGAGTGCATCACAAACAAATTTATGAGTGTACCTCAAGCAATTACAGAGCTGATTACTCTTGCAGACGGCAGAGAAATCACAATTGAAACAGGGAAATTAGCAAAACAAGCCGATGGATCTGTAGTCGTAAAAATGGGCGGAACAATGCTTTTAGCAACCGTTGTAGCCAACAAAGAAGCCAATCCTGGTGTCGATTTTTTACCTTTAACAGTAGATTACAGAGAAAAATTCTATGCAGGCGGTAAAATCCCCGGAAACTTTTTCAGAAGAGAAGCTAGACCATCTGACCAGGAAATCCTGACGATGCGTTTGGTAGACAGAGTTTTGAGACCATTGTTCCCGGAAGATTTCCATGCGGAAGTTCAGGTGATGATCTCGTTGATCTCTTATGACGGACAGTCGATTCCTGATGATTTGGCGGGTCTTGCAGCATCTTCGGCAATCGCCATTACAGATATCCCTTTCAACGGACCAATGTCTGAAGTGAGAGTGGTAAGAATTGATGGAAAACTTTCTATCAATCCAAAATTTGAAGATCTTGCAAAATCTGACCTTGATATTATGGTTGGAGCAACTAAAGATTCTATCGTAATGGTAGAAGGTGAGATGAAAGAAATTACGGAAGCAGAAATGCTTGAAGCGATTACTTTTGCTCACGAAGAAATTAAAAAACAGGTAGAAGCTCAGGAAAGATTGGCTGCAAAAGTTGGAAAATCTTTACCTAAAAGAGAATACAACCACGAAACTCACGATGAAGCGATCCGTGAAAAAGTTTGGAAAGAAACCTATGATAAAGTTTACGAAGTAGCAAAAACCCCTTCCAGCAAAGAAGAAAGAGGCGAAAAATTCAAAGCGGTACGTGATGAGTTTTTAGCTCAATACGTGGAAAATCCAGAAGAACTGGAAAGAGTAACGCCTTTCGTAAAAGTATATTACCACGATGTGGAAAAAGAAGCGATGCGTCAGATGATTTTGAATGACAAAATTAGACTTGATGGTCGTGATCCTCAAACGATTCGTCCAATCTGGAGCGAAATAGATTATTTACCGGGAGCTCACGGTTCTGCAATCTTCACAAGAGGAGAAACTCAGTCTTTAACAGCTGTAACTTTAGGTTCTGTGAAAGATGCGAATATGGTGGACAGTGTTATGGTAAATTATGACGAAAGATTTTTCCTTCATTATAACTTCCCTCCATTCTCTACAGGTGAAGCTCGTCCTTTGAGAGGAACTTCAAGAAGAGAAGTAGGACATGGAAACCTTGCTCAAAGAGCTTTGGCAAATATGATTCCTGAAGAAAATCCTTATACCATCCGTGTAGTTTCTGATATTTTAGAATCGAACGGATCATCTTCTATGGCGACTGTCTGTGCAGGAACTTTAGCTTTGATGGATGCAGGAGTTCAAATCAAAAAACCAGTTTCAGGTATTGCAATGGGATTGGTTACAGACGTAAAAT encodes the following:
- a CDS encoding pyruvate decarboxylase — protein: MKKILFFTAVVTVFMGIVNSATAQKISAQSEETNILYFNPEVEPDIEEIKEPTNNAFFTTVSDKMSTVRKNRMMRSETNIPYENIDPQTISEYCKNNDADFAIVPKVKYFKVGLGKYVFSNQVIVSMKLFDAQGNFIVSSDYDTYRKNMRLLGSAENSIKIGTNGALKSILKQLKKMRKSSDTEF
- the rpsO gene encoding 30S ribosomal protein S15, with protein sequence MYLTSEKKAEIFAKHGKSAQDTGSAEGQVALFTYRINHLSQHLKANRHDFNTERSLVKLVGKRKSLLDYLKKKDITRYRAIIAELGLRK
- a CDS encoding acyloxyacyl hydrolase; the encoded protein is MKQFYLYIFILISGFCNAQESDTISKSNLQTSVSLQLGKFLDTNDYLKKLKQKEFIGASAELKVQTDGSKEWHRRFGRPYYGGGIVAFDFLKNSEMGKPFAIYGTFGGVIKETPTHSWNYETSGGFAFNWTPYDLEKGYKNQTFGSSVSVYINLGANYTYYLGKHFDLGLGLNFNHFSNGALKLPNKGMNTLSTKLSLTYHFEERKFAPKDSLTSFDKYSTLDVNAFGAVRHSIFYGVDSGFKESDVDMIQKFKGRYYQNWGIETIYHRQISYKSSLGLGVGLMYDADYNHKFYQDETGAIQVTKRFKNDQLLLNIIPSYRLTVSRFAILVQPGFYLFKKSIDKRYDKTMFYQRLGFQYTIGKNLLIGIGLRSYLFHKADYIEWRVGYRIFNKKNS
- a CDS encoding polyribonucleotide nucleotidyltransferase codes for the protein MSVPQAITELITLADGREITIETGKLAKQADGSVVVKMGGTMLLATVVANKEANPGVDFLPLTVDYREKFYAGGKIPGNFFRREARPSDQEILTMRLVDRVLRPLFPEDFHAEVQVMISLISYDGQSIPDDLAGLAASSAIAITDIPFNGPMSEVRVVRIDGKLSINPKFEDLAKSDLDIMVGATKDSIVMVEGEMKEITEAEMLEAITFAHEEIKKQVEAQERLAAKVGKSLPKREYNHETHDEAIREKVWKETYDKVYEVAKTPSSKEERGEKFKAVRDEFLAQYVENPEELERVTPFVKVYYHDVEKEAMRQMILNDKIRLDGRDPQTIRPIWSEIDYLPGAHGSAIFTRGETQSLTAVTLGSVKDANMVDSVMVNYDERFFLHYNFPPFSTGEARPLRGTSRREVGHGNLAQRALANMIPEENPYTIRVVSDILESNGSSSMATVCAGTLALMDAGVQIKKPVSGIAMGLVTDVKSGKFTVLSDILGDEDHLGDMDFKVTGTADGITACQMDIKIQGLSMDIMEKALLQAKEGRLHILNKITETIAEPREDVKPHAPKMVMMEIPKDFIGAVIGPGGKIIQQMQKDTDTVIAIEEIGEIGRIEISGVSREKINEAIAKINEITFVPVVGEVYQGKVVKVMDFGAFVAIAKGTEGLLHISEIEWARLDKVPYKEGDEVEVKFMGYDDRKKMKLSRKVLLPRPPRPEKKEGEQRGPRPEGKPNTEGKDKPEQQA